In the Desulfobacteraceae bacterium genome, TTTTTATGGGCCGGTTGATGCAACCGCAACCAGAGGAGAGAACCCAAATGGGCACAAGTATTGATCTCAGCGGTGGTCTGCAGGATATCGAATCCATGTCAAAGCGCTATGCCACCAGCCACCGCCGCTATATGGCCGAGCTGAAGACCAACAACCTGGAACGCATTCAAAAAGCCCGACTGGACATGATTTCAGCCTTCAAGGAACTCCAACACCTCGCCGAGCAGGCCAAACAGCAGCTGATCCCCGGCCGTCGACCGTCAGCTTTGGGCTTGGCCGGCCGCTCCGGCTTCATGGCGGCCCATCTGCCCCAATTCAGCGTCTAAACTGCCACTATCCCCCAGCTGCGCCCATGAAGAACAGGTTTAGGCCCCCCCGAGCCAGCGGTGAGGCCACCAGCGGGTCGGGCCTGCGGTCGGGATCCCACGGGAGCGGACGGCCAGTCAACATCGCCGCCCCCGGAAGACCGGAAACCGAGGCCTTGATGACAATGGCGCGGATTGCCGCCCGACAAAAACCATGCGGTCAGGGACAATGACCGGCCTCCCGGCGGTCCTGCTCGGCGCCCTCAAGCGGCGCGCATGGGCACTGGGCGCCGCGGATGCCGTCATTCTGCCGGCCGCCGCGGTCTCGATCCAGGACCGGCTGGCGGCCTTCTGCCGCACCCCGCGCTGCCCGGCTTTCGGTCAAAGCCGCAACTGCCCGCCCCACAGCATCCGCCCGGACCAGCTGCGCAGCCGGATGAGCCGCTTTTCGCATGCCCTGGTCTTCAAGATCGACGTTCCCGCCGCCTTCCTGCTGACCGACGGTCACCACCCGGTCGCCCGCAGAATCCACATCATCGCAACGGCCCTGGAGCGCTATGCCCGGCGCCGGGGAGCCGCCCACTGCATGGCCTTCGGCGCGGGGTCCTGCAAGCCTCTTTTCTGCCCCAAATCAGCGGTTTGCCCGGCGCTGCGGGCGCCCTTCACCTGCCGCTACCCGCGCGCGGCCCGGCCGTCCCTTTCGGGGGCCGGGATCGACGCCTTCCGACTGGCCCGGGAGGCCGGCTGGCCGATACAACCCCTGACGGCCGCCAGCGCCCCCCAAAACGCCCCCGATGGGCTGCTGATGGGCCTGCTCTTGCTGGGCTGAACCGCCGTGCCCGATACGGGCCTGGCGACCGTCCAAGCCTCCGAAATTCGGTAAAATTCTATAGCATCGAACCACGCCGTCCGATACAGGGATAAGCTGCGCAGCGTCCACAGGCTGCACAAACAGGTCAGGGCCCCGGCGGAAGCTGCAAGGGTCGCGGCGCTGCCCCCCCTCAGCCGCTGAGAGCCGTAACATGTATCTTTCGCACTACCGCTTGGAGGCCAAACCGTTTCAAATCTGCCCGGACCCACGTTTTCTGTGGCTGGGTGAAAAGCACCTCAGGGCCTTGGGCACCCTGCAGACCGCGGTTGAAAGCGGCGGCGGCGTGCTGGTCCTGATCGGCGGGGTGGGCACGGGCAAAACCATGCTGATCAACGCCCTGGTCAACAGCCTGGGGGAGGGCTTCGTCACCGCCCGGGTCCCGGACCCGGGGATGGAAATCCTCGATTTCCTCAACTTCGCGGCCCACGATTTCGGTCTTTCGGGCACGTGCCCCGACAAGCGCGCTTTTGTCGCCGAATTCTCCCAGTTTCTGGACCAAACCGCCGCCGACGGCCGCCGCGCTCTGCTGATCGTCGACGAGGCTCAGCGCCTGCCACCGCTCCACCTGGGCGAACTCAACCGGCTGCTGCAGCCCGGTACCTCGCGCCCGCACTGGCCGCTGACGATCCTCTTTGTGGGTCAGGAGGAATTCCTGGAGGTGATCCAAAGCCCGCCCAACGCTTTCCTGCGCGGGCCATCCGCCACCCGCCACCACATCCAGCCACTGAACGAAAAAGAAACCGCCCTCTACGTCCAGCACCGCCTGCGGGTCGCCGGCGCCCGCCGGCCGATCTTCAGGCCCGACGCCATCCCGGTGATCCATACCTTCTCCCAGGGTCACCCGCGGTTGATCAACATCCTCGCGGACCTGGCCCTGTTGACCGGCTTCGTCAAGGAAAAGCAGGCCCTGGGGGCCGACCTGGTGGCGGCGGCGGCCGCAAAGCTGAGGAACCCCTTCGAGCAGGAAACCGCAGAGGACGGCGCGTCCCCGGCGGTGGGGAGACCAGCAGTGGAGGCGCCGACTTGTAAGCCGGACCTGGCGCCCGAGGCAACCATCGATGCGCCTCCCCCCGCGGCGCCCGGTCCGGCAGCGCCGCGCCTTGAGCTCAGCGTGCCGCTGCCGGAAACCATCGAGGCCCGCGAGGCCGAAACCCTGCGCTCGGTCATCGGCGATCTGCTCCGGGAGTATGCCGAGGAACTGGTGGAAACCTATGCCGGAGAGCTGACCCGGCAATGCGACGGCGGGGCATCGGAGGTCGGGGCCGGCCCCGCCGGCGATCGCGACGCCGATCTGGCGCTGCTCCAGCCGCTGTTGCCCGGCCGGCGCGCCGACCGGCGTCAAACGGCTTTCTACCTGGACGAAAAACGCCTGCACAAGCGCAAGCGGCTTTCTCTGGCGATCGACTACACGGTGGGCGACCGGGTGATCCGCGATTTTATCGACGATCTCAGCATCGGCGGGGTCTTCATCGAAACCCGCCAGCGCTTTTCGGTGGGGCAGGCGGTCACCATGACCTTTTCCCTGCCCCGCTCGCGGCGGCACTACAAGGTGGCCGGGGAGGTCATCCGGGTGGAGCGCATGGGAATCGCCGTCAGGTTCCGGGAGGAGATCGACTACGCCTGAGCCGCGGCTCCGCGCAGCTTGACCACCGCCGCGATCACCACCGCCGCCGCGCGCTCGATTTCAGCCGCGCTGGTCATCCGCCCGAGACTGAAGCGCAGGGTTCCCTTGGCCCATTCCAGCGGCAGCGCCATGGCCTCCAGCACGTGGGAGACCGCCACCGTGTCGGCATGGCAGGCCGCGCCGGCGGAGGCCGCCACCTCCAGGCCGATTTCCTCCAGGATGCGGTTGGCCTCGAGTCCTTTGAAGGAGACGCTGAGGGTGTTGGGCAGGCGCTTCACGGGGTGCCCGTTGCGGCGGACATCGTCGAGGCTAGCGAACAATAGCGCCTGCAGCCGGTCCCGCAGGGTCTGCAGGCGCGCCCGGTTGGCTTCCAGGTCCCGTGCGGCGAGTTCGCAGGCCTGGCCCAGCCCGACGATTTCAAGCACATTTTCGGTCCCGGCCCGCCGCCCGTTTTCCTGCCCCGCGCCGTGCAACAATTTTTCGAGACCCACCCCGCGGCGGATGTAAAGCGCCCCGACCCCCTTGGGGGCATAGAGCTTGTGGCCGGCAACGGAGAGCAGATCGACCCCCAGCGCCGCCACGTCCACCGGGATCTTGCCCACCGACTGGGCAGCATCCGAGTGCACCAGGATCCCCCGCGGACGCGCCAGGGCCGCCACCTCGGCCAGGGGTTGGATCGTGCCCACCTCGTTGTTGGCGTGCATCAGGGAGACCAGGATGGTGTCGGGCCGGATGGCGGCCGCGACCGCCGCCGGGTCCACCAGCCCCTGGCCGTCGACGGGCACAACGGTCACGGCGCCCCCCCGGGCCTCCAGGTGGCGGCAGACCGCCAGCACGGCCGGGTGTTCCACGGCGCTGGTGACGATGTGGCGGCCGCGGCCGCTCAACGCCGCCGCCACCCCCCGGATGGCATGGTTGTTGGACTCCGTTCCACCGCTGGTGAAGACCACCTCAGCGGGTGCGCAGCCCAAGAGCGCCGCCACCTGACGGCGGGCCTGCTCCACGGCGCGCTTGGGCCGGATACCGTACCAGTGGCTGCTGGAGGGATTGCCGAAGGCGTTCTCCAGAAACGGCCGCATGGCCGCGATCACCTCCGGGGCATGCGGGGTGGTGCCGTTGTAATCCAGATAGATGGGCTCTTTCATGTGATCGTCTTTCAGCCGGCGGCCCTCAGCGCCGCAGGCGGTCCCAGAAGCCGAAGGTGACCGACGTGTAACCCGCCGGGGGGTAATCCCATTTGGGGCCGTAAACGTGAATCCGGCGGGTCTCGCCCCCGCCGTCGTAAACCCGCCCACCTTCCAGCACCCAGGCCAGCAGGCCGCCCTTGAGATTGTAGACCGTGAGCCCCTGATCGGCCAAACGCGCGGCCAGCAGGCCGCTGCGGTAGCTGATGGTGCAGTAGACGATGACGGTCCGGTCGCCATAGCGCTCCGGGTTTTCCAGAAATTCGGCCTGTGAGACGGCCCCGGGCAGCATCGAGACCGCCATCTCCTCAGGCCGGCGGGTGTCCACGAAAAACGCCCTGCCCTCTTGGAACAGGCGCATGGCCTCGGCCGGCGAAAGTTCCTGAACACCGGGGAATTCCCGACGGTAGTCGGCGTACATCCCGTAGACGACCGCCTTCTTGGCCGCATCGCTCATGGCGCGCTGCCCGCGGGCCGGCCCGCAGAGCGCCAAAGCCGCCAGCAGCGCGCACCCCATCAGCAGCCTTGTCTTGCCCCTCATCGTTTCACCTCGCGCACCCACCCGGGGGGTACGGTCGAGACGGGTTCGGGGTTTCGCCCGGCCGGCCTTGCGGCGCCGGCCCCACGGGCCCCGCAGGGTTATCCTCGGCCGAGACCCACCAGAAATCGTTGGCCGAAAGCGGGTCCAGATACTTCACCCGGCCGTCCACAATCACCCGCGGCGACCAGCGCAGCCCATCGCGTCCGCAGCGCATCAGGCGATCCATGGTCATGGCCCACCCCACCGCCAGGCCGTGTTGGGCCACCGCCTGGCGGCTGTACTCGCTGCACGAGGGCACCATCGGGCAATCCCCGCGGCGCACCGCCGACAGATGATCCAGCGGACCCTGGTAAAATGTCAGGAGCGCCCCAAAGGGACCGGCCGCCGCGCCGCCCGTCGGGGGATCGCCGTGGGCGCAGGCCGCCAGCAGGCCCAGCGCCAGCAGGAGACCGCACCGCCGGAGGGTCACCTTGGGCCCCCTGCTGCGGGCGCCGCGGCCCCTTCTTCGGCCGTCAGGCAATCCCGGCAGACGCCGTCCACCCGGATCTGCAGGCCCTCGAATTTGCCCGGAAGCTTCCCCCGCAGGGCGACCCCCTCCAGCGGCAGGCAATCGGGGCTGAGACAGACCAGGCGGCCGCAAATCTTGCAGTAAAAATGGGCATGCCGCGGATGGTGCTCGCTGGGCGCCAGACCGTAAAAAAAGGTTCGCCCGCCGCCGCTCAAACGCTCCACCAGACCGTTTTCCACCAGCAGGTCGAGGATGCGGTAGACCGTCACCCGGTTGATCCGGCTGGTGCGCCGCAGGGCCGCGAAGATCTCCTGGGCGCTGGCCGGCGCATCGCTGCGGCCGACCGCCTGGAGCACCTTGAGGCGGTTGGGGGTGTAGCCCAAACCCGAGGACTTGAGGCCGCGGACGTAGTTGCACTGGTGGCACATGAAACCCCTTTCAGCGCCGCGGCGGCCCGCCGTTTTCCGCCGCCGGCGGCCGCTCGCGCCTGGTTTTGAGCCGCTCCCAGGCCAGGCAGGTGAAAAAGCCGGCCGCCGCCACCAGGATGATGGTCGCCCCGGAGGTGAGGTCGAAGCGGTAGGAAAGGTAAAGACCGGCCAGGGTGAAACCGCCGCTTAAAAGCCCCGCCAGCCCGATCATCTGCAGCAGGGAACGGGCGTATTTTTCGGCGATATAGGGCGGGATCGTCAACAGGGCGATCACCAGAATCAAGCCCACCACGCGGATGATGACCACCACCGAAACGGCGATCAGCGCGATCATCAGCAGGTAGAGCGGCCGCACCGGGACCCCGCGGATGCGGGCGAACTCCTCGTCGTAGGACATGGCCAGAAACTCCGGGTAGCGCCCCAGCACGATGACCAGGTTGAGGGCGGCAACGACCACCATCTGCCAGAGGGCTTGCCGCGGCACCGTCAGGATGCTGCCGAAGAGATAGCTCATCAGGTCGACGTTGTACCCCGGGGTCAGATCCAGCAGGATCACCCCGATGGCCATCCCCACCGCCCAGAGCACGCCGATGATGGTGTCCGCGCGGTGACGCGCATGCAGGGTCACCAGCGCCATCAGCATCGCGGCGGCCAGCGAAAACCCCAGGGTGCCCACCAGGTAGGGCCAGCCGAAGAAAAAGGCCAGCCCGATGCCGCCATAGGCCGCGTGGGCGATCCCACCGGAGAGAAAGACGATCCGGTTGACCACCACCAGCGAGCCGATCACGCCGCAGATGACGCTGGCCAGCAGCCCGGCGGCGAGGGCGTTGCGCATGAACTCGTACTGCAGCGCTTCCAGCATGGGCCGGCCTCAGTGCTCCTTGAAAACCCGGTGGGGCAGCCCGTGGGCGATGATCTCCACCGGGCAGCGGTACATGTCGATCATTTCACCGGTCATCTCGGCCTCGGCGTGGTGGTGCACGCCGCGGTTGACGCAGGCCACCGACTTCACGTAGCTGGAAACCGTCAGCAGGTCGTGGCTGACCAGCACGATGGTGATCCGCTGGTTGAGCTCCCGCAGCAGCCGGTAGAAATCCGCCTGGCCCTGGGGATCGATGCTGGCGGTGGGTTCGTCCAGAAAGAGGATCTCCGGTTGGCAGACCAGGGCCCGGGCGATAAACACCCGCTGCCGCTGGCCGCCGGAGAGCGCCCCGATCCGCCGGTCGCAGAAGGCGCCCATCCCCAGGCGGTTGAGGCACTCGTGGGCGGCCACCCGGTCGCGGCCCGCAGCCCTCCTCCAGCCCCCTCCGGGCTTCAGCCTTCCCATCAGGACCACGTCCAGGGCGGAGATTGGGAAATCGGTGTTGACATGCACATCCTGGGGGACGTAGCCGATGCGGTGGGACACCCGCTCGGGGGCCTGGCCGAAAATCCGGATGGTGCCGCTGCCGGGCGTCAGCAGCCCCAGCATGAGCTTCAAGAGGGTGGTCTTGCCCCCGCCGTTGGGGCCGATCATGGCCATGAAGTCACCGGCCGTGACGGTGAGATCCACGTTCTCCAGAACCGGCTGACCGTTATAAGCGAAACTGACCCCCTGGACCGCAATCACGGCCTCCAACGGGGGTTCGGCGGCCGACGGCCGGGCACCGGAAAAACCGGCGCTGCAGGTGCCGGACGGGTCCCCGGTCATCGCAGCGCTCCTCGGATTTGGGCGGCCTGCCGGCGCAGGTTGCCGGCCCAGTCGGGGGCCAGGGGGTCGGCGGGCAGCACCGCGCCGCCGATGGCCGCCGCAACGGTCGCCGCGCTCTGACCGGAAAACTGGGGCTGAACGAAAATCACCCGGATATCCCGGCTGCGCGCCGTTTCGATCAGCTCCTGGAGCTGGGCCGGCTTGGGGTCCTTGCCCTCGATTTCGATGGGGATCTGCTCCAGACCGTAGGCATCCGCAAAATAGCCCCAGGAGGGGTGAAAGACCATGAAGCCCATACCCTCGCGGCCGGCAAAGGTCTCGCGCAGCTCGCGGTCCAGATCGTCGATCTGCTGGGCAAAACGCCCCAGGCCGGCGTCGTAATCCGCCTGGTGGATCGGGTCCAGGGCCACCAGCGCGTCGCGGATGGCGCGGGCCTGAATCTTCACCAGGGGCGGGGAGAGCCACACGTGGGGGTCGAGGGCCCCGTGGGGGCCCGCATCGTGGTGGTGATCGTGATCGGCATCCCCTTCGTGGGCATGGGCAGCCATCGGCCGCTTGAGGATTTCGGCCGCGGTGTCCACCACCCGCATTTGCGGGTTGGCGGCCTGGATGCGCGGCAGCCAAGCGGCTTCAAACGGCACCCCCACCGCGAAATACGCCTTTGCGGCGGCCAGCGCCGCCATCTGCCGCGGCTTGGGCTCGTAGGTGGCGGGGCTGGCGCCGGGGGCCACCATCACCGAGACCGCCACATGGCCACCGCCCACCTGTTCAACGAAATACTTCTGGGGCAGGATGCTGACAAAAACCGGGAGGGCCTCGCCGGCGGAGGCCGGGACCACCTCCCCAAAGATCCGGAGTACGATCAAAAATCCGATCAGTCGCCATCCCCTGTGTCGCAGTGTCATCCGTTTCTCCTTCGCCGCCCTTTCAAGAACCCGGATTTCAGCGTTTTGGCTCGGTTTGCAAAGACGGCCCGCCATCAATCGCCGCCAACTCCGCTGCCGCCGTCCCTATCAGATCCAAAAGCCGAATGCAATCCAATTGCATTTTTTGAAGACCGCCTTTATAAAATATGCCAAACGATAATTGCCGGGCCGTTAAAAGGCGCCGCCAGCGGCCCGACTGCCCCCACCGGGTTGGGCCGACACATGGGCAAGAGGATGCCGCCGTCTTCGGGCGTTTTTTTCAACCAACGCCCGGTTTTTGGGGAAAATCGCATCGTCCCGGCCTGGCGGGTATTGGAAAGCCGCTTCGAAGAGGGTATAGTGAACCGCGAAGATCGGCACCGTTTGGAACACCCATCACAAAAAAACCCCGAATCGCCATGACGACACCATCCGCTTCCGCCTGCCCTGTCCCCGAGAAGGCCCGCGTTTTGGAAACGCTGAAGCGGGCCGGCTTCAACGTGCCCGACTTCATCTACATCCCGGCCGCGGACCTGCGGGCCAAAAATTTCACCGCCCTGCAGGAGTTCCTGGCCACCCACCGCGGCAGCTTCAAGATCATCGCCCGCAGCGCCCACCCCCAGGAGGAATTTTTCAAGGGCGGCACCTTCGACTCCCTGGAAACCTATGCCGACGTGGGCGGGGTGGTCTACGCCTGGAAACGCATGATCAATTTCGCCACCAGCGCCAAGCGGCTTTCCATCCTGCGGCAGCAGAAGTTCAACCGCGCACCCCAGATCGACCCTAAGGAAATGGGGGTCATCGTGATGCCGTTTATCAACGGCTCCAACGTCATGGCCAAGATCATCGGCGGCACCTGGGAATACGGCTACTGCCGCGACCGGGTCCACAAGATCAAAAGCGAGCCCTACATCACCCGCACACCCC is a window encoding:
- a CDS encoding rhodanese-like domain-containing protein, with product MRGKTRLLMGCALLAALALCGPARGQRAMSDAAKKAVVYGMYADYRREFPGVQELSPAEAMRLFQEGRAFFVDTRRPEEMAVSMLPGAVSQAEFLENPERYGDRTVIVYCTISYRSGLLAARLADQGLTVYNLKGGLLAWVLEGGRVYDGGGETRRIHVYGPKWDYPPAGYTSVTFGFWDRLRR
- a CDS encoding aminotransferase class V-fold PLP-dependent enzyme; its protein translation is MKEPIYLDYNGTTPHAPEVIAAMRPFLENAFGNPSSSHWYGIRPKRAVEQARRQVAALLGCAPAEVVFTSGGTESNNHAIRGVAAALSGRGRHIVTSAVEHPAVLAVCRHLEARGGAVTVVPVDGQGLVDPAAVAAAIRPDTILVSLMHANNEVGTIQPLAEVAALARPRGILVHSDAAQSVGKIPVDVAALGVDLLSVAGHKLYAPKGVGALYIRRGVGLEKLLHGAGQENGRRAGTENVLEIVGLGQACELAARDLEANRARLQTLRDRLQALLFASLDDVRRNGHPVKRLPNTLSVSFKGLEANRILEEIGLEVAASAGAACHADTVAVSHVLEAMALPLEWAKGTLRFSLGRMTSAAEIERAAAVVIAAVVKLRGAAAQA
- a CDS encoding zinc ABC transporter substrate-binding protein; translated protein: MTLRHRGWRLIGFLIVLRIFGEVVPASAGEALPVFVSILPQKYFVEQVGGGHVAVSVMVAPGASPATYEPKPRQMAALAAAKAYFAVGVPFEAAWLPRIQAANPQMRVVDTAAEILKRPMAAHAHEGDADHDHHHDAGPHGALDPHVWLSPPLVKIQARAIRDALVALDPIHQADYDAGLGRFAQQIDDLDRELRETFAGREGMGFMVFHPSWGYFADAYGLEQIPIEIEGKDPKPAQLQELIETARSRDIRVIFVQPQFSGQSAATVAAAIGGAVLPADPLAPDWAGNLRRQAAQIRGALR
- a CDS encoding AAA family ATPase, translated to MYLSHYRLEAKPFQICPDPRFLWLGEKHLRALGTLQTAVESGGGVLVLIGGVGTGKTMLINALVNSLGEGFVTARVPDPGMEILDFLNFAAHDFGLSGTCPDKRAFVAEFSQFLDQTAADGRRALLIVDEAQRLPPLHLGELNRLLQPGTSRPHWPLTILFVGQEEFLEVIQSPPNAFLRGPSATRHHIQPLNEKETALYVQHRLRVAGARRPIFRPDAIPVIHTFSQGHPRLINILADLALLTGFVKEKQALGADLVAAAAAKLRNPFEQETAEDGASPAVGRPAVEAPTCKPDLAPEATIDAPPPAAPGPAAPRLELSVPLPETIEAREAETLRSVIGDLLREYAEELVETYAGELTRQCDGGASEVGAGPAGDRDADLALLQPLLPGRRADRRQTAFYLDEKRLHKRKRLSLAIDYTVGDRVIRDFIDDLSIGGVFIETRQRFSVGQAVTMTFSLPRSRRHYKVAGEVIRVERMGIAVRFREEIDYA
- a CDS encoding transcriptional repressor; translation: MCHQCNYVRGLKSSGLGYTPNRLKVLQAVGRSDAPASAQEIFAALRRTSRINRVTVYRILDLLVENGLVERLSGGGRTFFYGLAPSEHHPRHAHFYCKICGRLVCLSPDCLPLEGVALRGKLPGKFEGLQIRVDGVCRDCLTAEEGAAAPAAGGPR
- a CDS encoding ABC transporter ATP-binding protein — its product is MTGDPSGTCSAGFSGARPSAAEPPLEAVIAVQGVSFAYNGQPVLENVDLTVTAGDFMAMIGPNGGGKTTLLKLMLGLLTPGSGTIRIFGQAPERVSHRIGYVPQDVHVNTDFPISALDVVLMGRLKPGGGWRRAAGRDRVAAHECLNRLGMGAFCDRRIGALSGGQRQRVFIARALVCQPEILFLDEPTASIDPQGQADFYRLLRELNQRITIVLVSHDLLTVSSYVKSVACVNRGVHHHAEAEMTGEMIDMYRCPVEIIAHGLPHRVFKEH
- a CDS encoding DUF2284 domain-containing protein, whose protein sequence is MTGLPAVLLGALKRRAWALGAADAVILPAAAVSIQDRLAAFCRTPRCPAFGQSRNCPPHSIRPDQLRSRMSRFSHALVFKIDVPAAFLLTDGHHPVARRIHIIATALERYARRRGAAHCMAFGAGSCKPLFCPKSAVCPALRAPFTCRYPRAARPSLSGAGIDAFRLAREAGWPIQPLTAASAPQNAPDGLLMGLLLLG
- the yidD gene encoding membrane protein insertion efficiency factor YidD; amino-acid sequence: MTLRRCGLLLALGLLAACAHGDPPTGGAAAGPFGALLTFYQGPLDHLSAVRRGDCPMVPSCSEYSRQAVAQHGLAVGWAMTMDRLMRCGRDGLRWSPRVIVDGRVKYLDPLSANDFWWVSAEDNPAGPVGPAPQGRPGETPNPSRPYPPGGCAR
- a CDS encoding metal ABC transporter permease, whose amino-acid sequence is MLEALQYEFMRNALAAGLLASVICGVIGSLVVVNRIVFLSGGIAHAAYGGIGLAFFFGWPYLVGTLGFSLAAAMLMALVTLHARHRADTIIGVLWAVGMAIGVILLDLTPGYNVDLMSYLFGSILTVPRQALWQMVVVAALNLVIVLGRYPEFLAMSYDEEFARIRGVPVRPLYLLMIALIAVSVVVIIRVVGLILVIALLTIPPYIAEKYARSLLQMIGLAGLLSGGFTLAGLYLSYRFDLTSGATIILVAAAGFFTCLAWERLKTRRERPPAAENGGPPRR